From a single Kryptolebias marmoratus isolate JLee-2015 linkage group LG17, ASM164957v2, whole genome shotgun sequence genomic region:
- the si:ch211-183d21.1 gene encoding uncharacterized protein si:ch211-183d21.1 produces the protein MRLKMVSVGLLCAIHVFLLVVVRSDPCLIISEINADNPRLDTTEFVELYHTSGQRASLDGYTLVFYNGNGNIAYKVLDLKGHSTDDRGFFLVGSVDMLPKPAILLPPNTVQNGPDAIVLYHTSAARYGEKMNVTAVGLVDAVVYMTRRTGGAEFLAETLTPGEPAFVEDEAALEGDESIERCLLSEDHWGFQVSSPSPGQRNNCTPPAAPSTSPFITELKLGGGQVDGFVELTEATAAGPLALVVWDGRTDRVSVSQDLDTSRSGLNYVTIEKKFMKGDESGAVAIYSGRAADFPVGSPLSQIQPLDAFVFAGPGNKPSASLTETLIPGRLPYQLSNNLREGGFYLSRCGVATWPRDPGIFWEAPQTPGLPNQCPWPKSCPHSFVTPGGTDSPPHLPPWGNSDFLINELNTDTPGAAEDGEYIELWHPSGRRVSLQGIWILLFSAHNNKPYREISLSGHFTTAKGYFLLGSDRLVPAPSLRLPPNSIQNGPDAVALYRSPFGPPTATQRGIPTKGLLDAVVYRQRGSDREAQELSKVLTPGQLPLLEDPDVLPEDEALSRCRGLYPYDLSAFSVASPTPLRENRCPRPPPAPEGVVISEVASDRWTKPGQQQAFVELHGPPMTDLQGLVLSVFDQERSGTVIAVPLKGSVGQDGLYVVGNVSGADQAFPEGSTVPARGAVVLCYDLFSVCRAGTALTNSSLRDVLVFSENQRLLSSLSTTRGRQVMPALRSVESGPVSLSRCSCCEVRSPSSWTSSSPTPHSNNLCPSAAFSSQIDLCFNDWHGEAEGVPDCSGLIPGKDVAEVANYLEQRCHCGISALNLQGANFSCVSGWLRVWGDIQALSDHQKALIIQTSHMNPSAVQAEACSSPTTGRYTGTASALGLQIGLIIAVLLLLGLGAALFTYLYRRKRPLDYYTMELSEHAEGLSDL, from the exons ATGCGTTTAAAGATGGTGTCCGTCGGTTTGCTCTGTGCCATTCATGTCTTCCTGCTGGTAGTGGTCCGCAGTGACCCCTGCCTCATCATCAGTGAGATCAATGCTGACAACCCGAGGCTGGACACCACGGAGTTCGTGGAGCTGTACCACACCAGTGGCCAGCGGGCCTCGCTGGACGGCTACACCCTTGTGTTCTATAACGGCAACGGAAATATTGCCTACAAGGTTCTGGACCTTAAGGGCCACAGCACAGACGACAGGGGCTTCTTCCTGGTGGGCTCCGTGGACATGCTGCCCAAACCGGCCATCCTCCTGCCGCCGAACACGGTGCAGAACGGCCCGGACGCCATCGTCCTCTACCACACGTCTGCCGCTCGCTACGGTGAAAAGATGAACGTGACAGCCGTCGGGCTGGTGGACGCAGTCGTCTACATGACTCGCCGCACCGGAGGGGCAGAGTTCCTGGCCGAAACCCTGACCCCTGGGGAGCCGGCCTTCGTCGAGGACGAAGCGGCGCTCGAGGGGGACGAGTCGATCGAGAGGTGCCTGCTCTCCGAAGACCACTGGGGCTTTCAGGTGTCCTCGCCCTCCCCGGGTCAGAGGAACAACTGCACCCCGCCTGCCGCCCCGTCAACCAGTCCTTTCATAACCGAGCTGAAGCTGGGGGGAGGACAGGTGGACGGGTTCGTGGAGCTCACCGAGGCTACGGCTGCGGGTCCTCTCGCCCTGGTGGTGTGGGACGGGAGGACGGACAGGGTCAGCGTCAGTCAGGATCTGGACACCTCGAGGAGCGGACTGAACTATGTGACCATAGAGAAGAAATTCATGAAAG GGGATGAGTCTGGAGCTGTGGCTATTTACAGTGGCAGAGCTGCAGACTTTCCGGTGGGAAGTCCACTGAGCCAGATTCAGCCTCTGGACGCGTTTGTGTTCGCTGGACCTGGAAATAAGCCAAGCGCCAGCCTCACGGAGACGCTCATCCCCGGCAGGCTGCCGTACCAGCTCAGCAACAA TTTGCGAGAGGGAGGCTTCTATCTCAGTCGCTGTGGTGTGGCTACCTGGCCCAGGGATCCTGGTATCTTCTGGGAGGCCCCGCAAACCCCAGGGTTACCCAACCAGTGCCCCTGGCCAAAGAGCTGTCCTCACAGCTTTG TGACTCCAGGAGGTACAGATTCTCCCCCTCACCTCCCACCCTGGGGTAACAGCGACTTCCTGATCAATGAGCTGAACACTGATACTCCTGGTGCGGCTGAGGACGGAGAGTACATCGAACTGTGGCACCCATCGGGTCGCAGAGTGTCCTTGCAGGGCATCTGGATCCTCCTTTTCAGCGCACACAACAACAAGCCGTACCGCGAGATCAGCCTGAGTGGGCACTTCACCACCGCCAAAGGTTACTTTCTTCTGGGGAGCGACAGGCTGGTGCCCGCCCCGTCACTTCGCCTGCCCCCCAACTCCATCCAGAATGGGCCAGACGCCGTGGCGCTGTACCGCAGCCCGTTTGGACCGCCAACGGCCACGCAGAGGGGGATCCCCACTAAAGGCCTGCTGGATGCAGTGGTGTACCGGCAGAGGGGGTCGGACAGGGAGGCGCAGGAGCTGAGTAAGGTTCTGACTCCAGGTCAGCTGCCGTTGCTGGAGGATCCCGACGTTCTGCCTGAAGACGAGGCCCTCAGCCGCTGTCGAGGCCTTTATCCCTACGACCTGTCTGCTTTCTCT GTAGCTTCACCTACCCCTCTGCGGGAAAACCGCTGCCCccgtcctcctccagctcctgaagGTGTTGTCATCAGTGAGGTGGCCAGTGACCGCTGGACCAAGCCGGGCCAGCAGCAGGCCTTTGTGGAGCTGCACGGACCGCCCATGACAGACCTGCAGGGGTTGGTCCTCTCCGTGTTCGACCAGGAGCGCAGTGGGACCGTCATCGCTGTTCCTTTGAAGGGATCTGTCGGGCAGGACGGGCTTTACGTCGTTGGAAACGTCTCTGGAGCAG ATCAGGCGTTTCCTGAAGGCTCCACGGTGCCGGCACGAGGAGCGGTGGTCCTGTGCTACGACCTGTTCAGTGTCTGCAGAGCCGGAACCGCTCTGACCAACTCCAGCCTCAGAGACGTGCTGGTGTTCAGTGAGAACCAGCGGCTGCTCTCCTCTCTGTCCACCACCAGGGGGAGACAAGTGATGCCGGCTCTCAG GTCAGTGGAGAGCGGACCCGTCTCCCTCAGCCGGTGTTCCTGCTGCGAGGTCAGGAGCCCGTCCTCGTGGACGAGCTCGTCTCCCACCCCTCACAGCAACAACCTGTGTCCGAGCGCGGCCTTCTCCAGCCAAATCGACCTTTGCTTCAACGACTGGCACGGGGAGGCCGAAG GGGTCCCAGACTGCAGCGGTCTAATTCCTGGAAAGGACGTGGCTGAGGTGGCGAACTACTTGGAGCAGAGGTGTCACTGCGGCATTTCGGCGCTAAATCTACAAG GGGCCAATTTCTCTTGTGTGTCTGGGTGGCTGAGAGTTTGGGGGGACATCCAGGCGCTGTCGGACCATCAGAAGGCCCTCATCATCCAGACGTCCCACATGAATCCCTCAGCGGTCCAGGCAGAGGCCTGTTCCTCTCCCACCACCGGCCGTTACACGGGCACAG CCTCTGCCCTGGGGTTACAGATTGGGCTGATCATCGCTGTGCTCCTGCTGCTCGGACTGGGAGCTGCTCTCTTCACATATCTCTACAGGAGGAA GCGTCCTCTTGACTATTACACCATGGAGCTGAGCGAACACGCAGAGGGACTGTCGGATCTATAA